In Myxococcales bacterium, a single window of DNA contains:
- the sppA gene encoding signal peptide peptidase SppA: MRRFLLLSLAAVSLWLLLSGCFSNNNFSLLPDYEDKLSTRLVAKPISEDTKDRILILDVEGVIAEWGSTSIFYDHEPTTTVIRRKLEKAAHDERIKAVVLRVNSPGGTVTGSDIVYRDLRKFKERTKLPVVAAFMGVAASGGYYVSCTADTIVAHPTSITGSIGVIMHSFGFAGLFQKIGMESRVIKAGKMKDMGNPFDEMTDEERQILQRIVDESYERFVTVVDEGRPNLNREQVLALADGRILSAADAKRVGLVDQLGDLDDAIEEAKRLAKIRDAGVILYTTSKKPDQNIYSLSRAEAPRLNLDMNLIDYNQLMEMAQPRILYMWMGM; the protein is encoded by the coding sequence ATGCGTCGCTTTTTATTGCTGAGCCTGGCGGCCGTAAGCCTGTGGCTGCTGCTGAGCGGATGTTTTTCCAACAACAATTTCAGTCTGCTGCCGGATTACGAGGACAAGCTGTCCACGCGGCTGGTCGCCAAGCCGATCAGCGAGGACACCAAGGACCGCATTCTGATTCTCGACGTCGAGGGCGTCATCGCCGAATGGGGCAGCACGTCGATCTTTTACGACCACGAGCCGACAACGACGGTCATCCGGCGCAAGCTGGAAAAAGCCGCGCACGACGAGCGCATCAAGGCCGTGGTGCTGCGCGTCAACTCGCCCGGCGGCACGGTGACGGGCTCGGACATCGTCTACCGCGACCTGCGCAAGTTCAAGGAACGCACCAAGCTGCCGGTCGTGGCGGCGTTCATGGGCGTCGCCGCCTCGGGCGGCTATTACGTCAGTTGCACCGCCGACACGATCGTGGCGCATCCGACGTCGATCACCGGCAGCATCGGCGTGATCATGCATTCGTTCGGTTTCGCCGGCCTCTTTCAGAAAATCGGCATGGAAAGCCGGGTCATCAAAGCGGGCAAAATGAAGGACATGGGCAATCCGTTCGACGAAATGACCGACGAGGAGCGCCAAATCCTGCAGCGCATCGTCGACGAATCCTACGAACGTTTCGTCACGGTGGTGGACGAGGGGCGGCCGAACCTGAACCGCGAACAGGTGCTGGCGTTGGCCGACGGGCGGATTCTGTCGGCGGCTGACGCGAAGCGGGTCGGCCTGGTGGATCAGCTCGGCGACCTGGACGACGCGATCGAGGAAGCCAAGCGGCTCGCGAAAATCCGCGACGCCGGCGTGATCCTCTACACGACCAGCAAAAAGCCCGATCAGAACATTTACAGCCTGAGCCGGGCCGAAGCGCCGCGCCTCAACCTGGACATGAACCTGATCGATTACAACCAGCTGATGGAAATGGCGCAGCCGCGGATTTTGTACATGTGGATGGGAATGTAG
- a CDS encoding family 43 glycosylhydrolase has product MKRLLWVVLVSWVFVTAAAADYGPPLQLPNGETAADPMVLSADGVYYLYVTSSYVDFECWTSTDLVEWSYAGVVWEPKSPDVWNNVDIWAPEVHTDGRRFYLYYAASQEIGVAVADSPLGPFEDVADHPFVGLGYGNVAGQAIDAHVFQDEDGKRFFYFAGYRPFSTLCGMEMTGMTTLAEGTPETLVKPGIFNWELFTVEAPWMVKHDGRYYLMYSGWGANMPFYAVGYAVADNPLGPFTEYEGNPILQMDEAAGIWGPGHNCAVTAPDGSLKIVYHTKQQPSIGWDREIRVNDLCFTASGRMYVGLDGCDQQDEPDPSDDDDTDAGDDDANPPEPDDRAGDDDDSGCGD; this is encoded by the coding sequence ATGAAACGACTGCTCTGGGTTGTTTTGGTAAGCTGGGTTTTCGTTACGGCAGCCGCGGCCGATTACGGCCCGCCGCTCCAATTGCCCAACGGCGAGACCGCCGCCGACCCGATGGTGCTGTCGGCGGACGGCGTCTATTACTTGTACGTCACGTCTTCCTACGTCGATTTCGAATGCTGGACCAGCACCGATCTGGTCGAATGGTCCTATGCCGGCGTCGTCTGGGAACCGAAATCGCCCGACGTCTGGAACAATGTCGACATCTGGGCACCCGAGGTCCACACCGACGGCCGGCGTTTCTATCTCTACTATGCCGCCAGCCAGGAAATCGGCGTCGCGGTGGCCGACAGTCCGCTCGGGCCGTTTGAGGATGTCGCCGATCATCCGTTCGTCGGTTTGGGTTACGGCAATGTCGCCGGACAAGCGATCGACGCGCACGTCTTTCAGGACGAGGACGGGAAGCGGTTTTTCTATTTCGCGGGCTATCGGCCGTTTTCCACGCTTTGCGGAATGGAAATGACCGGCATGACGACCCTGGCCGAGGGGACGCCCGAGACGCTGGTGAAACCGGGAATTTTCAACTGGGAATTGTTCACCGTCGAAGCGCCGTGGATGGTCAAACACGACGGCCGGTATTACCTGATGTACAGCGGCTGGGGCGCCAACATGCCGTTTTACGCGGTCGGTTATGCCGTCGCCGACAATCCGCTCGGACCGTTTACCGAATACGAAGGCAACCCGATTCTGCAAATGGACGAAGCGGCCGGCATTTGGGGCCCCGGGCACAATTGCGCGGTCACGGCGCCCGACGGCAGTTTGAAGATCGTCTACCACACCAAGCAGCAACCCTCGATCGGCTGGGATCGCGAGATTCGCGTCAACGACCTGTGTTTCACCGCGAGCGGGCGGATGTACGTCGGTCTGGACGGCTGCGATCAACAAGACGAGCCGGACCCGTCGGACGACGACGATACGGACGCCGGCGACGACGATGCGAATCCGCCGGAGCCCGACGATCGAGCGGGGGACGACGACGATTCGGGTTGCGGCGACTGA